In Juglans microcarpa x Juglans regia isolate MS1-56 chromosome 7D, Jm3101_v1.0, whole genome shotgun sequence, the following are encoded in one genomic region:
- the LOC121238111 gene encoding uncharacterized protein LOC121238111: MKKVDVSDGCCFCDADTENLPHVRSLGNLQDLATFFSIASSIWFRRNRKRHEDDILEARKVFEQDVTMQRLHGEMKPPAGGSVKLNVDGVVFRHLYKAGVGAILRDAQGKVIMSVSKGEWEVEQPEVIEFMAALRGLQLISHMGITHLVLESDCLLVVKELNEASTDQSPQGYIIREIRLLLDNFIDVTVCHVNRLGNGVAHGLARHTWIVDSIIMWWDGFPDFISQAI, encoded by the exons ATGAAGAAGGTGGATGTGAGTGATGGCTGCTGCTTTTGTGATGCTGACACAGAAAACTTGCCACAT GTGAGGTCTTTAGGGAATTTGCAAGATTTGGCTACTTTCTTTTCTATAGCCTCGAGTATATGGTTTAGGAGGAACCGCAAACGTCATGAGGATGATATTCTTGAGGCAAGAAAGGTGTTTGAACAAGATGTAACCATGCAGAGATTGCATGGGGAGATGAAG CCACCAGCTGGGGGATCAGTGAAGCTTAACGTAGATGGAGTTGTTTTCCGTCATCTCTATAAAGCAGGGGTTGGAGCAATATTGAGAGATGCACAAGGGAAGGTCATTATGTCGGTTAGCAAGGGTGAATGGGAAGTGGAACAACCAGAGGTGATAGAGTTCATGGCTGCTCTACGTGGCCTACAACTTATTTCGCACATGGGGATCACACACCTGGTATTGGAATCAGACTGCCTATTGGTGGTGAAGGAGTTGAATGAAGCTTCTACAGATCAGTCCCCTCAGGGGTATATCATCCGTGAGATTAGGCTACTGCTAGATAATTTCATTGATGTAACAGTTTGTCATGTGAATAGACTAGGTAATGGGGTAGCTCATGGCCTAGCTAGACACACTTGGATTGTAGATTCCATCATTATGTGGTGGGATGGATTTCCAGATTTTATCTCTCAAGCCATTTGA
- the LOC121240102 gene encoding 3-ketoacyl-CoA synthase 12-like: MELLVLLYALATLYFLLMVWKWVGAKRDQECYILDYQCYKPTDDRMLSTKFCGEVIKRTKNLGLLEYKFLLRAIVSAGLGEQTYAPRIMFSGREDNPTLLDGISEMEEFFEDCIANLLSRSGVSPSEIDVLVVNVAMLSPVPSLSARIINRYKMRDDIKVFNLTAMGCSASLISVDIVKNLFKSYKNLFALVVTSESLSPNWYSGNDRSMILTNCLFRSGGSAILLTNKRAMKNRAMFRLKCLVRTHHGARDESYGCCMQKEDEQGRLGIYLGKTLPKAATRALADNLRQISPKILPVRELVRFVVVTLARKMNRSSSKKTAGGPKTEVNFKTGVDHFCLHTGGKAVIDGIGMSLNLSEYDVEPARMTLHRFGNTSASSIWYVLGYMEAKKRLKKGDKVFMISFGAGFKCNSSLWEVMRDLGDGNVWKDCIDMYPAVKSSDNPFMEKYGWINQEDPSTFQVPEFI, from the coding sequence atggaGCTTCTCGTGTTACTTTATGCTCTTGCCACCTTGTACTTCCTGTTAATGGTCTGGAAGTGGGTAGGTGCAAAAAGAGATCAAGAATGTTACATTTTGGACTACCAATGCTATAAGCCTACTGACGACAGAATGCTAAGCACGAAGTTCTGTGGGGAGGTCATCAAGAGGACAAAGAATCTTGGTCTCCTTGAGTACAAGTTCCTCCTAAGAGCCATTGTGAGCGCCGGTCTTGGCGAGCAAACCTACGCACCAAGGATCATGTTCTCCGGCAGGGAAGACAATCCCACACTGTTGGATGGGATCTCGGAAATGGAGGAGTTTTTCGAGGACTGCATTGCAAATCTCTTGTCCAGGTCAGGCGTTTCTCCCTCGGAAATCGATGTACTTGTCGTTAACGTGGCCATGCTCTCCCCGGTTCCCTCTTTAAGTGCTAGGATTATCAACCGCTACAAAATGAGGGATGACATTAAGGTGTTTAATCTCACTGCAATGGGTTGCAGTGCCAGCCTTATTTCAGTTGACATAGTCAAAAACCTCTTCAAGTCCTACAAGAATTTGTTtgcacttgttgtgacttctgAATCTTTGAGTCCGAACTGGTATTCAGGTAATGATAGATCAATGATTCTTACAAACTGTTTGTTCCGTTCTGGTGGGTCTGCAATCCTTTTGACTAACAAAAGGGCAATGAAAAACCGAGCCATGTTCAGATTAAAGTGCCTAGTTAGGACACACCATGGGGCTAGAGATGAGTCTTACGGTTGTTGCATGCAAAAGGAAGATGAACAAGGTAGGCTGGGAATATACCTTGGCAAGACTCTCCCAAAAGCTGCTACACGTGCTCTTGCCGATAACCTGAGACAGATATCACCCAAGATCTTACCGGTGCGGGAACTGGTAAGATTTGTGGTTGTGACCCTTGCCCGGAAAATGAATCGAAGCTCCTCCAAAAAGACTGCTGGGGGACCAAAAACGGAGGTGAACTTTAAGACTGGTGTCGACCATTTTTGCCTGCACACGGGTGGGAAGGCTGTCATAGATGGCATCGGGATGAGTCTTAATCTTAGCGAGTATGATGTAGAGCCGGCCAGGATGACACTGCATCGGTTTGGGAACACATCGGCGAGCAGCATTTGGTATGTGTTGGGGTACATGGAGGCCAAAAAAAGGCTCAAAAAGGGTGATAAAGTATTCATGATAAGCTTTGGTGCAGGATTCAAATGCAATAGCAGTCTGTGGGAGGTAATGAGGGATTTGGGCGATGGAAATGTGTGGAAGGACTGCATTGATATGTACCCTGCAGTGAAGTCTTCGGACAACCCTTTTATGGAGAAGTATGGTTGGATCAACCAGGAGGATCCAAGCACCTTCCAAGTCCctgaatttatataa